One genomic window of Desmospora activa DSM 45169 includes the following:
- a CDS encoding DUF4190 domain-containing protein, with protein MEPAKQMAKSVRGNPALNGQALIAMITGITSLVFTFISPLFALIFGIFSPLFCLVVGAVALILGFVARSAESSGQAKAGIIMGAISVVLSIGFSLLLLLGTIGFLMLPYIMS; from the coding sequence ATGGAACCAGCAAAACAAATGGCAAAATCTGTTCGGGGAAATCCTGCTTTAAACGGACAGGCACTAATAGCGATGATTACCGGAATTACGAGCTTAGTGTTTACTTTTATCTCACCGTTGTTTGCACTTATTTTCGGCATCTTTTCCCCTTTATTTTGTTTAGTTGTTGGTGCGGTTGCTTTGATCCTAGGGTTCGTAGCACGTTCAGCGGAGTCGAGCGGGCAGGCTAAAGCGGGTATTATCATGGGTGCCATCAGTGTTGTTTTATCCATTGGATTTTCATTGCTTTTGCTTTTAGGCACAATTGGGTTCTTGATGTTACCGTATATAATGAGTTAA